Proteins encoded in a region of the Drosophila sechellia strain sech25 chromosome 2L, ASM438219v1, whole genome shotgun sequence genome:
- the LOC6612140 gene encoding kinesin-like protein KIN-7I isoform X2, whose amino-acid sequence MSAKNASSIQVCIKVRPCEPGLTSLWQVKEGRSIHLADSHAEPYVFDYVFDEGASNQDVFDRMARHIVHACMQGFNGTIFAYGQTSSGKTYTMMGDEQNPGVMVLAAKEIFQQITSETERDFLLRVGYIEIYNEKIYDLLNKKNQDLMIHESGNGIVNVNCKESIVTSEDDLLRLLCMGNKERIVGENNMNERSSRSHAIFRIIIESRKSDHSDDDTVNQSVLSLVDLAGSEQVEHADALGHASSLMIFRNLVKSRSENVDIKPNSFRDSKLPRIMLPSLGENVLTSIICTITPSFVEESSSTISFATCAIKIRCKPQVCKMDSESTMMGRLDRGICMLKKKLAEKKIKNESQLVLQELEGRIKRDKLKIISSASLNDYRLQKRRRTWTLSASGSEGDSSVPALPEPEESRLPRPSKLTNLPKPNTTHSQRREIAPKTKGIYKSLKEKTFQTDNMNTMPVQAKQRETASRIPSVMMPKKDQESVPNCDALQIEISALTASNQVAKETIEKYEEQVKRLKETIERLEMENGKAVNLGEQFETHKAKSKQMKEELLSSIFEKDSTIESLQLSLKELSRDVLRNSKEDFMRSMCPELESSCERICNKCLELERLLPIASASGLESIACQCDQLRSEIADTRIKLESMQSAFSQASCEVSQKTTDCKRLSEQISTAQDDFGQLQEKYNNLEHKLSSQQLAIGTMQADYTSIQQRYLQLQEEYKHLELRSDEQCQQLQDENSKLQAEIGTLKERVEEVQSKLLEVPNPGSHPGEMELQNRQLKKRLSELESEFNEIRRNYECLSTQLMDSIQESDVLREELKQRTTNGDLESMKRSGVGAQCSDPENDLLQQFAKLSKSIQQIELSDYSGGRRLFIHNHAEQDQSVPSFKLCLEPADYLKGDGKQQDTSDSVFLKGSQIVKINQEQNCVKEEDRMCDIILQLKQEVDEKKNLIEEEKGVIDKLRAQITSLKQIETVVNQNGKTKILCDELQTEDNVQTTMKQSLLSIPHGDDTITIPSSANEQESHEVLTLKTSLAHLKSKVCELQKKLENQSEDEKISELQADIGEISERCLSMEQKLADFVNWQAQELRPLDQLQDSGAELQHSSTTAEESLKLEKPIQEQTDRTLTTEYERRIEQLEESLQRAQEELRILEKRKTDENKSLQLEYMAKIETSENENRSKFRAYCLELEETKKRYEEQLQQASEKLTSVTTQCQADLDVIKGSLQEKITQAEKERNELAARHKAELEKINETLKEKESSYKEKLSQAEEERDKEVSILEAMRNTIAELHKTNSKREVELEGVKMEKCQLKELYDKSLLELKELQRTADQKSSDLLAGSSKEDIDELQRKCDQYVMDLELLRGEKAELLSEIQKINAQHSKTLKKLEEIEAEMITLTTQKDLERCDIKEKLETFKSKEADLKEALHCAQLRFHAYDELVCEHERLKGCLSDSNKMSANLQKKVADLQAELLSLQEGISGRDSEIKQLRAELKDALDENTTARKAKVDLENSLKEVQENMSTQAGEVKRKIANLKGSVDELQLKLKSLQEVKDNLESENEKLKIKLNDAQNLQNKVDKEQKLNSSLREDLGKLEQTKLGLEEQLRAKKVEIDRRSKELGELTQECGNIRSHLAAQTNDFLKEKETLNLTISNLQLHYQQLGEKLTIHREKDKCQCQLKTKLESLLETSKDHVSNKAAENNLNLQMKKDILDLTKECEILRSDLQSKIEYFRTHEQLLDKTISNLKEENRKMEEKFSTVNKALNEDCEKLRSTLKSKELIMQQNRQELEERLTVIDEKNGINARLVAQLKSNEDALKSLREDSIKQSLAIEAANKRSHEMEQKVNKRAREYEELRSTLKTREIHFRSEKERMDGTISILLEDKRNLEEKVCTVTELLAKLERKHAQKVNGGDVSFELNSSNGSPTPVAVPATKKPLDCNSADSVPKKSISLDTAERKNRRMTAYDEHRKQFCWNDLRNGGTTTVPMAIATASS is encoded by the exons ATGTCTGCGAAGAACGCAAGCTCCATCCAGGTCTGCATCAAGGTGCGTCCCTGCGAGCCCGGGCTCACTTCGCTCTGGCAGGTGAAGGAAGGCCGCTCCATCCATTTGGCGGACAGCCATGCGGAGCCCTATGTCTTCG ACTATGTGTTCGACGAGGGCGCCAGCAACCAGGACGTGTTCGACCGGATGGCCAGGCACATAGTGCACGCCTGCATGCAGGGCTTCAACGGAACTATTTTTGCCTACGGCCAGACGTCGTCGG GCAAGACGTACACCATGATGGGCGACGAGCAGAATCCGGGCGTCATGGTGCTGGCCGCCAAGGAGATCTTCCAACAGATCACCAGTGAGACGGAGCGGGACTTTCTGCTGCGCGTGGGCTACATCGAGATCTACAACGAGAAGATCTACGATCTGCTAAACAAGAAGAATCAGGACCTCATGATCCATGAGTCCGGCAACGGGATTGTGAATGTGAACTGCAAGGAGTCCATCGTAACCAGCGAGGACGACCTCCTGCGCCTGCTCTGCATGGGCAACAAGGAGCGCATCGTGGGCGAGAACAACATGAACGAGCGGTCCAGCCGTTCGCACGCCATCTTCAGGATA ATCATTGAGTCTCGAAAGTCTGACCACAGCGATGACGACACCGTAAATCAGAGCGTACTGAGCCTGGTGGATCTGGCTGGATCAGAACAGGTGGAACACGCGGATGCCCTAGGCCACGCCTCCAGCCTCATGATTTTTCGCAACTTGGTTAAGAGCCGCTCCGAGAACGTGGATATCAAGCCGAATAGCTTTCGCGATTCGAAACTTCCGCGCATCATGCTGCCATCGCTGGGTGAAAATGTTTTGACCTCTATCATCTGTACAATTACACCATCGTTCGTGGAGGAGTCGTCATCCACTATAAGCTTCGCCACGTGTGCCATAAAAATTCGCTGCAAGCCGCAGGTCTGCAAGATGGACTCTGAATCCACGATGATGGGACGACTTGATCGCGGGATCTGTATGTTGAAGAAAAAGCTTGCTGAGAAGAAGATCAAGAATGAGAGCCAGCTGGTATTGCAGGAACTGGAAGGTCGCATCAAGCGCGACAAGCTGAAGATCATTTCCAGCGCCTCGCTTAACGACTATCGCCTCCAGAAGCGTCGTCGTACTTGGACTTTATCCGCCTCAGGCTCAGAAGGCGACTCTTCTGTTCCCGCATTGCCTGAGCCAGAGGAATCCCGTCTTCCGCGTCCTTCGAAACTGACTAACCTGCCGAAACCCAACACCACTCATTCTCAGCGACGGGAGATTGCTCCCAAAACCAAAGGCATTTATAAATCCCTTAAGGAGAAAACGTTTCAAACGGATAATATGAACACCATGCCTGTCCAGGCGAAACAAAGAGAGACGGCGAGCAGAATTCCTTCAGTAATGATGCCAAAAAAGGATCAGGAGTCAGTGCCTAA CTGCGATGCCCTGCAGATCGAGATCTCTGCTCTTACTGCATCCAACCAGGTAGCAAAGGAGACGATCGAGAAGTACGAGGAGCAGGTGAAGAGGCTAAAGGAGACAATTGAGCGGCTGGAGATGGAGAACGGCAAGGCAGTCAATCTAGGGGAGCAATTTGAAACACACAAAGCCAAGTCCAAGCAAATGaaggaagaacttctctcctCCATCTTCGAGAAAGATTCGACCATAGAAAGCCTGCAACTGTCCCTTAAGGAGCTTTCTCGGGATGTGTTGCGAAACAGCAAGGAGGATTTCATGCGATCGATGTGCCCCGAGCTTGAGTCCAGCTGCGAGCGGATCTGCAACAAGTGCCTGGAGTTGGAGCGGCTACTGCCCATAGCGAGTGCCTCAGGACTGGAATCAATCGCCTGCCAGTGTGATCAGTTGCGATCGGAGATTGCTGACACCCGTATCAAGTTGGAAAGTATGCAGTCTGCTTTCAGTCAAGCAAGCTGTGAGGTTTCACAAAAGACCACTGATTGCAAACGGCTCTCCGAACAGATATCCACAGCGCAGGATGATTTTGGACAATTGCAGGAAAAGTACAACAATCTGGAGCATAAGTTGTCTAGTCAACAGCTGGCCATTGGTACCATGCAGGCTGACTACACCTCTATACAGCAAAGGTACCTGCAGCTGCAGGAGGAGTATAAACATCTGGAACTCAGATCGGATGAACAGTGCCAGCAGCTGCAGGACGAAAATTCGAAGCTGCAAGCCGAGATTGGAACTCTCAAGGAGCGAGTGGAGGAGGTCCAGAGTAAGCTATTGGAAGTTCCCAATCCGGGTTCTCATCCAGGAGAGATGGAGCTGCAAAATCGACAGCTGAAGAAGCGCCTCTCCGAGTTGGAATCGGAGTTTAACGAGATTAGACGGAATTACGAATGTCTATCCACCCAATTGATGGATAGTATTCAAGAGAGCGATGTACTCCGAGAGGAGCTCAAGCAACGAACAACGAACGGCGATTTGGAATCCATGAAGAGATCGGGTGTAGGCGCTCAGTGCAGTGATCCGGAAAACGACTTGCTGCAACAGTTCGCCAAGCTGTCGAAGTCCATCCAACAGATTGAGCTCAGCGACTACTCCGGTGGCAGGCGCCTCTTTATACACAACCATGCGGAACAGGATCAAAGTGTGCCAAGCTTCAAACTGTGCCTTGAGCCTGCTGACTATTTAAAGGGTGATGGTAAACAGCAGGATACATCCGACTCGGTATTCCTTAAAGGCTCTCAGATTGTCAAAATAAATCAGGAACAGAATTGTGTGAAAGAGGAAGACCGAATGTGTGATATCATTTTGCAACTGAAACAAGAAGTTGACGAAAAAAAGAATCTAATTGAGGAGGAGAAAGGAGTTATTGACAAATTGCGTGCACAAATTACCAGCCTGAAACAAATCGAAACTGTAGTAAATCAAAATGGCAAGACAAAAATATTGTGCGATGAGTTGCAGACTGAAGATAACGTACAGACCACAATGAAGCAAAGTCTTTTAAGTATCCCGCATGGCGACGATACCATTACGATACCATCTTCCGCTAACGAGCAGGAATCGCACGAAGTCCTTACTCTCAAGACATCCCTTGCACATCTGAAGTCCAAGGTGTGTGAACTGCAGAAAAAACTTGAAAATCAGTCAGAGGACGAAAAAATATCCGAACTGCAGGCGGATATTGGAGAAATAAGCGAGCGTTGCTTATCCATGGAACAGAAGCTTGCAGACTTTGTAAATTGGCAGGCGCAGGAGTTGCGCCCTCTAGATCAGCTTCAAGATAGCGGTGCAGAACTACAGCACAGCAGCACCACAGCTGAAGAATCTCTAAAATTGGAGAAACCAATCCAGGAACAAACTGATCGAACTCTTACCACCGAATACGAACGCCGAATCGAGCAACTTGAAGAATCATTACAAAGGGCACAAGAGGAATTAAGAATTCTGGAGAAGCGAAAGACAGATGAGAATAAAAGCCTTCAGCTTGAGTACATGGCGAAAATTGAGACGAGCGAGAATGAAAACCGCTCCAAATTCCGTGCATACTGCCTGGAATTGGAGGAAACCAAGAAACGCTACGAAGAGCAGCTACAGCAGGCCAGTGAAAAGCTTACTAGTGTTACGACTCAGTGTCAGGCGGATTTGGATGTCATTAAAGGATCTCTTCAAGAAAAGATTACTCAGGCCGAGAAGGAAAGAAATGAATTGGCTGCCCGACACAAGGCAGAGCTTGAAAAAATCAATGAAACGCTGAAGGAGAAGGAATCTTCTTACAAGGAGAAACTAAGCCAAGCGGAGGAGGAGCGAGATAAGGAAGTTTCTATTCTTGAGGCGATGCGAAACACAATAGCAGAGCTGCATAAAACGAATTCTAAACGGGAAGTGGAACTCGAGGGagtaaaaatggaaaagtgcCAACTTAAGGAGCTGTACGACAAAAGCCTGTTGGAGCTAAAAGAACTCCAACGCACTGCCGACCAGAAAAGTTCGGATTTGCTGGCAGGCTCGTCGAAGGAGGACATCGATGAGCTGCAAAGGAAGTGCGATCAATATGTTATGGATTTGGAGCTGTTGAGGGGCGAGAAAGCAGAACTGCTATCGGAGATCCAGAAAATCAACGCACAGCACTCGAAGACCCTAAAAAAACTTGAGGAAATCGAAGCGGAAATGATTACTCTAACCACTCAAAAGGATTTAGAGAGGTGTGATATTAAAGAAAAGCTGGAGACTTTCAAGTCCAAGGAGGCAGATCTCAAAGAAGCGCTGCACTGTGCCCAGCTCAGGTTTCATgcctacgatgagctggtgtgcGAACACGAGCGGCTGAAAGGCTGTCTTTCGGATTCAAATAAGATGTCGGCAAATCTGCAGAAGAAAGTGGCGGATTTGCAGGCTGAACTGCTTTCTTTACAGGAGGGAATTTCTGGCCGAGATTCAGAGATTAAACAGCTTCGCGCTGAGCTTAAGGACGCCCTTGATGAAAATACAACTGCGAGAAAAGCAAAAGTAGACCTGGAAAATAGTCTTAAAGAAGTACAGGAAAATATGTCTACCCAGGCAGGTGAGGTTAAACGAAAGATTGCCAATCTTAAGGGATCAGTGGACGAGCTTCAGCTTAAACTGAAATCTCTCCAAGAAGTAAAAGACAATCTAGAGTctgaaaatgaaaagcttaaaataaagctaaatGATGCTCAGAATCTACAGAACAAAGTGGATAAGGAGCAAAAGCTCAATTCTTCTCTACGAGAAGATTTGGGCAAACTGGAACAAACCAAACTCGGTCTCGAAGAGCAGCTTCGAGCCAAGAAAGTAGAAATCGATCGCCGATCCAAGGAGCTTGGGGAACTGACCCAGGAGTGCGGAAATATACGGTCCCATCTG GCAGCTCAAACTAATGATTTCCTGAAAGAAAAGGAAACTTTGAACTTGACTATATCCAATCTTCAGTTGCATTATCAGCAATTGGGCGAAAAACTAACCATTCATAGAGAGAAAGATAAATGTCAATGTCAGCTTAAAACGAAACTCGAATCTCTGCTAGAAACCTCGAAGGATCATGTATCAAACAAAGCAgcagaaaataatttaaatctCCAAATGAAGAAGGATATTCTTGATCTCACAAAAGAGTGCGAGATCCTACGTTCCGATCTg CAATCCAAAATAGAATATTTCCGAACGCACGAGCAACTGTTGGATAAAACAATTTCTAATCTAAAAGAGGAAAACCGCAAGATGGAGGAAAAGTTTAGTACGGTTAACAAGGCGCTAAACGAGGATTGCGAAAAGCTCCGTTCAACATTG aaatcAAAGGAACTAATAATGCAACAGAATAGACAAGAGTTAGAGGAAAGACTGACTGTTATTGATGAGAAGAATGGGATCAACGCGCGACTTGTCGCCCAGTTGAAGTCCAATGAAGACGCCTTGAAGTCACTCCGAGAGGACTCGATTAAGCAAAGTTTAGCCATAGAAGCGGCCAATAAAAGAAGCCACGAGATGGAACAGAAGGTTAATAAACGTGCAAGGGAGTACGAAGAACTACGATCAACTTTG AAAACCAGGGAAATCCATTTTCGATCCGAGAAGGAACGCATGGACGGCACCATCTCCATCCTGTTAGAAGACAAGCGTAATCTGGAGGAGAAGGTATGCACAGTCACCGAGCTCCTGGCTAAGCTTGAGCGCAAACACGCGCAAAAAGTGAACGGAGGCGATGTCTCCTTTGAGTTGAATTCTTCGAATGGATCGCCCACTCCTGTAGCTGTTCCGGCAACAAAGAAGCCCCTGGACTGCAATTCGGCTGACAGTGTGCCAAAG AAATCCATCAGCTTAGACACTGCGGAGCGGAAGAATCGACGGATGACGGCCTACGATGAGCACCGTAAGCAGTTTTGCTGGAATGACTTACGTAACGGCGGAACTACGACCGTTCCT ATGGCAATTGCCACTGCGAGCAGCTGA
- the LOC6612140 gene encoding myosin heavy chain, skeletal muscle isoform X3 yields MENGKAVNLGEQFETHKAKSKQMKEELLSSIFEKDSTIESLQLSLKELSRDVLRNSKEDFMRSMCPELESSCERICNKCLELERLLPIASASGLESIACQCDQLRSEIADTRIKLESMQSAFSQASCEVSQKTTDCKRLSEQISTAQDDFGQLQEKYNNLEHKLSSQQLAIGTMQADYTSIQQRYLQLQEEYKHLELRSDEQCQQLQDENSKLQAEIGTLKERVEEVQSKLLEVPNPGSHPGEMELQNRQLKKRLSELESEFNEIRRNYECLSTQLMDSIQESDVLREELKQRTTNGDLESMKRSGVGAQCSDPENDLLQQFAKLSKSIQQIELSDYSGGRRLFIHNHAEQDQSVPSFKLCLEPADYLKGDGKQQDTSDSVFLKGSQIVKINQEQNCVKEEDRMCDIILQLKQEVDEKKNLIEEEKGVIDKLRAQITSLKQIETVVNQNGKTKILCDELQTEDNVQTTMKQSLLSIPHGDDTITIPSSANEQESHEVLTLKTSLAHLKSKVCELQKKLENQSEDEKISELQADIGEISERCLSMEQKLADFVNWQAQELRPLDQLQDSGAELQHSSTTAEESLKLEKPIQEQTDRTLTTEYERRIEQLEESLQRAQEELRILEKRKTDENKSLQLEYMAKIETSENENRSKFRAYCLELEETKKRYEEQLQQASEKLTSVTTQCQADLDVIKGSLQEKITQAEKERNELAARHKAELEKINETLKEKESSYKEKLSQAEEERDKEVSILEAMRNTIAELHKTNSKREVELEGVKMEKCQLKELYDKSLLELKELQRTADQKSSDLLAGSSKEDIDELQRKCDQYVMDLELLRGEKAELLSEIQKINAQHSKTLKKLEEIEAEMITLTTQKDLERCDIKEKLETFKSKEADLKEALHCAQLRFHAYDELVCEHERLKGCLSDSNKMSANLQKKVADLQAELLSLQEGISGRDSEIKQLRAELKDALDENTTARKAKVDLENSLKEVQENMSTQAGEVKRKIANLKGSVDELQLKLKSLQEVKDNLESENEKLKIKLNDAQNLQNKVDKEQKLNSSLREDLGKLEQTKLGLEEQLRAKKVEIDRRSKELGELTQECGNIRSHLAAQTNDFLKEKETLNLTISNLQLHYQQLGEKLTIHREKDKCQCQLKTKLESLLETSKDHVSNKAAENNLNLQMKKDILDLTKECEILRSDLQSKIEYFRTHEQLLDKTISNLKEENRKMEEKFSTVNKALNEDCEKLRSTLKSKELIMQQNRQELEERLTVIDEKNGINARLVAQLKSNEDALKSLREDSIKQSLAIEAANKRSHEMEQKVNKRAREYEELRSTLKTREIHFRSEKERMDGTISILLEDKRNLEEKVCTVTELLAKLERKHAQKVNGGDVSFELNSSNGSPTPVAVPATKKPLDCNSADSVPKKSISLDTAERKNRRMTAYDEHRKQFCWNDLRNGGTTTVPVDGNCHCEQLSCKQRLSSDWRQNDNKKDD; encoded by the exons ATGGAGAACGGCAAGGCAGTCAATCTAGGGGAGCAATTTGAAACACACAAAGCCAAGTCCAAGCAAATGaaggaagaacttctctcctCCATCTTCGAGAAAGATTCGACCATAGAAAGCCTGCAACTGTCCCTTAAGGAGCTTTCTCGGGATGTGTTGCGAAACAGCAAGGAGGATTTCATGCGATCGATGTGCCCCGAGCTTGAGTCCAGCTGCGAGCGGATCTGCAACAAGTGCCTGGAGTTGGAGCGGCTACTGCCCATAGCGAGTGCCTCAGGACTGGAATCAATCGCCTGCCAGTGTGATCAGTTGCGATCGGAGATTGCTGACACCCGTATCAAGTTGGAAAGTATGCAGTCTGCTTTCAGTCAAGCAAGCTGTGAGGTTTCACAAAAGACCACTGATTGCAAACGGCTCTCCGAACAGATATCCACAGCGCAGGATGATTTTGGACAATTGCAGGAAAAGTACAACAATCTGGAGCATAAGTTGTCTAGTCAACAGCTGGCCATTGGTACCATGCAGGCTGACTACACCTCTATACAGCAAAGGTACCTGCAGCTGCAGGAGGAGTATAAACATCTGGAACTCAGATCGGATGAACAGTGCCAGCAGCTGCAGGACGAAAATTCGAAGCTGCAAGCCGAGATTGGAACTCTCAAGGAGCGAGTGGAGGAGGTCCAGAGTAAGCTATTGGAAGTTCCCAATCCGGGTTCTCATCCAGGAGAGATGGAGCTGCAAAATCGACAGCTGAAGAAGCGCCTCTCCGAGTTGGAATCGGAGTTTAACGAGATTAGACGGAATTACGAATGTCTATCCACCCAATTGATGGATAGTATTCAAGAGAGCGATGTACTCCGAGAGGAGCTCAAGCAACGAACAACGAACGGCGATTTGGAATCCATGAAGAGATCGGGTGTAGGCGCTCAGTGCAGTGATCCGGAAAACGACTTGCTGCAACAGTTCGCCAAGCTGTCGAAGTCCATCCAACAGATTGAGCTCAGCGACTACTCCGGTGGCAGGCGCCTCTTTATACACAACCATGCGGAACAGGATCAAAGTGTGCCAAGCTTCAAACTGTGCCTTGAGCCTGCTGACTATTTAAAGGGTGATGGTAAACAGCAGGATACATCCGACTCGGTATTCCTTAAAGGCTCTCAGATTGTCAAAATAAATCAGGAACAGAATTGTGTGAAAGAGGAAGACCGAATGTGTGATATCATTTTGCAACTGAAACAAGAAGTTGACGAAAAAAAGAATCTAATTGAGGAGGAGAAAGGAGTTATTGACAAATTGCGTGCACAAATTACCAGCCTGAAACAAATCGAAACTGTAGTAAATCAAAATGGCAAGACAAAAATATTGTGCGATGAGTTGCAGACTGAAGATAACGTACAGACCACAATGAAGCAAAGTCTTTTAAGTATCCCGCATGGCGACGATACCATTACGATACCATCTTCCGCTAACGAGCAGGAATCGCACGAAGTCCTTACTCTCAAGACATCCCTTGCACATCTGAAGTCCAAGGTGTGTGAACTGCAGAAAAAACTTGAAAATCAGTCAGAGGACGAAAAAATATCCGAACTGCAGGCGGATATTGGAGAAATAAGCGAGCGTTGCTTATCCATGGAACAGAAGCTTGCAGACTTTGTAAATTGGCAGGCGCAGGAGTTGCGCCCTCTAGATCAGCTTCAAGATAGCGGTGCAGAACTACAGCACAGCAGCACCACAGCTGAAGAATCTCTAAAATTGGAGAAACCAATCCAGGAACAAACTGATCGAACTCTTACCACCGAATACGAACGCCGAATCGAGCAACTTGAAGAATCATTACAAAGGGCACAAGAGGAATTAAGAATTCTGGAGAAGCGAAAGACAGATGAGAATAAAAGCCTTCAGCTTGAGTACATGGCGAAAATTGAGACGAGCGAGAATGAAAACCGCTCCAAATTCCGTGCATACTGCCTGGAATTGGAGGAAACCAAGAAACGCTACGAAGAGCAGCTACAGCAGGCCAGTGAAAAGCTTACTAGTGTTACGACTCAGTGTCAGGCGGATTTGGATGTCATTAAAGGATCTCTTCAAGAAAAGATTACTCAGGCCGAGAAGGAAAGAAATGAATTGGCTGCCCGACACAAGGCAGAGCTTGAAAAAATCAATGAAACGCTGAAGGAGAAGGAATCTTCTTACAAGGAGAAACTAAGCCAAGCGGAGGAGGAGCGAGATAAGGAAGTTTCTATTCTTGAGGCGATGCGAAACACAATAGCAGAGCTGCATAAAACGAATTCTAAACGGGAAGTGGAACTCGAGGGagtaaaaatggaaaagtgcCAACTTAAGGAGCTGTACGACAAAAGCCTGTTGGAGCTAAAAGAACTCCAACGCACTGCCGACCAGAAAAGTTCGGATTTGCTGGCAGGCTCGTCGAAGGAGGACATCGATGAGCTGCAAAGGAAGTGCGATCAATATGTTATGGATTTGGAGCTGTTGAGGGGCGAGAAAGCAGAACTGCTATCGGAGATCCAGAAAATCAACGCACAGCACTCGAAGACCCTAAAAAAACTTGAGGAAATCGAAGCGGAAATGATTACTCTAACCACTCAAAAGGATTTAGAGAGGTGTGATATTAAAGAAAAGCTGGAGACTTTCAAGTCCAAGGAGGCAGATCTCAAAGAAGCGCTGCACTGTGCCCAGCTCAGGTTTCATgcctacgatgagctggtgtgcGAACACGAGCGGCTGAAAGGCTGTCTTTCGGATTCAAATAAGATGTCGGCAAATCTGCAGAAGAAAGTGGCGGATTTGCAGGCTGAACTGCTTTCTTTACAGGAGGGAATTTCTGGCCGAGATTCAGAGATTAAACAGCTTCGCGCTGAGCTTAAGGACGCCCTTGATGAAAATACAACTGCGAGAAAAGCAAAAGTAGACCTGGAAAATAGTCTTAAAGAAGTACAGGAAAATATGTCTACCCAGGCAGGTGAGGTTAAACGAAAGATTGCCAATCTTAAGGGATCAGTGGACGAGCTTCAGCTTAAACTGAAATCTCTCCAAGAAGTAAAAGACAATCTAGAGTctgaaaatgaaaagcttaaaataaagctaaatGATGCTCAGAATCTACAGAACAAAGTGGATAAGGAGCAAAAGCTCAATTCTTCTCTACGAGAAGATTTGGGCAAACTGGAACAAACCAAACTCGGTCTCGAAGAGCAGCTTCGAGCCAAGAAAGTAGAAATCGATCGCCGATCCAAGGAGCTTGGGGAACTGACCCAGGAGTGCGGAAATATACGGTCCCATCTG GCAGCTCAAACTAATGATTTCCTGAAAGAAAAGGAAACTTTGAACTTGACTATATCCAATCTTCAGTTGCATTATCAGCAATTGGGCGAAAAACTAACCATTCATAGAGAGAAAGATAAATGTCAATGTCAGCTTAAAACGAAACTCGAATCTCTGCTAGAAACCTCGAAGGATCATGTATCAAACAAAGCAgcagaaaataatttaaatctCCAAATGAAGAAGGATATTCTTGATCTCACAAAAGAGTGCGAGATCCTACGTTCCGATCTg CAATCCAAAATAGAATATTTCCGAACGCACGAGCAACTGTTGGATAAAACAATTTCTAATCTAAAAGAGGAAAACCGCAAGATGGAGGAAAAGTTTAGTACGGTTAACAAGGCGCTAAACGAGGATTGCGAAAAGCTCCGTTCAACATTG aaatcAAAGGAACTAATAATGCAACAGAATAGACAAGAGTTAGAGGAAAGACTGACTGTTATTGATGAGAAGAATGGGATCAACGCGCGACTTGTCGCCCAGTTGAAGTCCAATGAAGACGCCTTGAAGTCACTCCGAGAGGACTCGATTAAGCAAAGTTTAGCCATAGAAGCGGCCAATAAAAGAAGCCACGAGATGGAACAGAAGGTTAATAAACGTGCAAGGGAGTACGAAGAACTACGATCAACTTTG AAAACCAGGGAAATCCATTTTCGATCCGAGAAGGAACGCATGGACGGCACCATCTCCATCCTGTTAGAAGACAAGCGTAATCTGGAGGAGAAGGTATGCACAGTCACCGAGCTCCTGGCTAAGCTTGAGCGCAAACACGCGCAAAAAGTGAACGGAGGCGATGTCTCCTTTGAGTTGAATTCTTCGAATGGATCGCCCACTCCTGTAGCTGTTCCGGCAACAAAGAAGCCCCTGGACTGCAATTCGGCTGACAGTGTGCCAAAG AAATCCATCAGCTTAGACACTGCGGAGCGGAAGAATCGACGGATGACGGCCTACGATGAGCACCGTAAGCAGTTTTGCTGGAATGACTTACGTAACGGCGGAACTACGACCGTTCCTGTGG ATGGCAATTGCCACTGCGAGCAGCTGAGCTGCAAACAAAGACTGAGTTCGGACTGGAGGCAAAACGATAATAAAAAAGATGATTAA